Proteins found in one Thermopolyspora flexuosa genomic segment:
- a CDS encoding VOC family protein, whose amino-acid sequence MHRSRVCHIVIDVDDLDRGVAFWAAALDATEEPLGPQSSGIYRKLRLPDSDIRILLQATRDPKTSKERVHIDIETDDVEAEVRRLEALGATRWDHQRERGFDFWVLRDPWGNEFCVLQPEYPELLARRRPWPDPANEA is encoded by the coding sequence ATGCATCGGAGCCGGGTGTGTCACATCGTCATCGACGTGGACGACCTTGATCGCGGTGTCGCCTTCTGGGCGGCCGCGCTCGACGCGACCGAGGAGCCGCTGGGCCCGCAGAGCTCCGGCATCTACCGCAAGCTCCGGCTGCCGGACTCGGACATCCGCATCCTCCTCCAGGCCACCCGCGACCCGAAGACGTCGAAGGAGCGCGTGCACATCGACATCGAGACCGACGACGTGGAGGCCGAGGTCCGCAGGCTGGAGGCGCTCGGCGCGACCCGCTGGGACCACCAGCGGGAGCGTGGCTTCGACTTCTGGGTGTTGCGCGACCCGTGGGGCAACGAGTTCTGCGTGCTGCAGCCCGAGTACCCCGAGCTGCTCGCCCGGCGACGTCCCTGGCCGGACCCGGCGAACGAGGCCTGA
- a CDS encoding DUF3566 domain-containing protein — protein MSSQANSGGAKTGTSGNRNQPPGSPAATQPREQAGDKQQRDGATRPAGGAANSAAEPTAPRRHDAVGAKPDDNATRRIRPDKSWSAGDGPAAAGAGVRQDARDGVGNRPGGGPADSPTAVQPTPPSAPKQAPKPAPKPAAAKSGKADRQPRKAHLILRRIEPWSAMKFSFVIALVGFVVLFVAVAVLYAVLSGLGVFDSIISTVNQLTKGENGQASFDIASWFEPVRILGYTALLGAVNVVLITALSTLGAVIYNLSAQLVGGIEVTFSEAE, from the coding sequence ATGAGCAGCCAGGCCAACTCCGGCGGCGCCAAGACGGGCACGTCCGGCAACCGTAACCAACCGCCGGGCAGTCCGGCGGCGACCCAGCCCCGCGAGCAGGCGGGGGACAAGCAGCAGCGGGACGGCGCTACGCGCCCCGCGGGCGGGGCCGCGAACTCCGCCGCGGAGCCGACCGCGCCGCGCCGGCACGATGCCGTGGGCGCCAAGCCGGACGACAACGCCACCCGACGCATACGGCCGGACAAGTCGTGGTCCGCGGGGGACGGCCCGGCCGCGGCCGGCGCCGGCGTCCGCCAGGACGCCCGGGACGGCGTGGGGAACCGCCCGGGCGGCGGGCCCGCCGACTCGCCCACCGCGGTGCAGCCCACGCCCCCGTCCGCCCCGAAGCAGGCGCCCAAGCCGGCTCCCAAGCCCGCGGCCGCCAAGTCCGGCAAGGCGGACCGTCAGCCGCGCAAGGCCCACCTGATCCTGCGCCGCATCGAGCCGTGGTCGGCGATGAAGTTCAGCTTCGTCATCGCCCTCGTCGGCTTCGTGGTGCTGTTCGTGGCCGTCGCGGTCCTGTACGCCGTGCTGTCCGGCCTCGGCGTGTTCGACTCGATCATCTCAACGGTGAACCAGCTCACCAAGGGCGAGAACGGCCAGGCGAGCTTCGACATCGCCTCCTGGTTCGAGCCGGTCCGCATCCTCGGCTACACGGCCCTGCTCGGTGCCGTGAACGTCGTCCTCATCACCGCCCTCTCCACCCTGGGTGCCGTGATCTACAACCTGTCCGCCCAGCTCGTCGGCGGGATCGAGGTGACGTTCAGCGAGGCCGAGTGA
- the gyrA gene encoding DNA gyrase subunit A, whose amino-acid sequence MTEVNTPPTPPADRVQPIDIQFEMQRSYIDYAMSVIVSRALPDVRDGLKPVHRRVLYAMYDGGYRPDRGYFKCSRVVGDVMGSYHPHGDASIYDTVVRLAQPWAMRYPLVDGQGNFGSPGNDPPAAMRYTECKLAPIAMEMLRDIEKETVDFQPNYDGRSQEPEVLPARFPNLLVNGSSGIAVGMATNIPPHNLREVVEGVKWALQHPDASDEELLEGLIARIKGPDFPTGALIVGRRGIEEAYRTGRGSITMRAVVEIEEDVKGRQTLVVTALPYQVNPDNLAQKIAELVKDGKISGIADVRDETSTRTGQRLVIVLKRDAVPKVVLNNLYKHTQLQDTFGANMLALVDGVPRTLRLDQFVKHYINHQIEVVVRRTRYLLRKAEERAHILRALLKALERLDEVIELIRNSPSAAQASIGLQELLEIDEVQAQAILDMQLRKLAALERQQITDEYDALMAQIADYHDILGSPERQRQIIADELTEIANKYGDDRQTEIIAYDGDVSVEDLIAEEDIVVTITRGGYAKRTKTDMYRAQKRGGKGVRGAQLRQDDIVEHFFVTTTHHWLLVFTNKGRVYRVKAYELPEAPRDGRGQHLANLLAMQPDERVVEVLALRDYNAAPYLVLATRAGLVKKTRLSEYDSPRSGGLIAINLREDDEVVAARLVSENDDLLLVSRNAMSIRFTASDEALRPMGRATSGVIGMRFSEGDELLAMNVVSDGEDLLVATEGGYAKRTAASQYPVQGRGGKGVLTAKIVSSRGKLVGAVMVNPEDEVFAITSAGGVIRTSAGEIKQSGRQTMGVRLMNLAAGDSVVALARNAETRGDDSLDADAPQNEQNPAGDQ is encoded by the coding sequence GTGACGGAAGTCAACACCCCGCCCACACCGCCGGCCGATCGCGTGCAGCCGATCGACATCCAGTTCGAGATGCAGCGTAGCTACATCGACTACGCGATGTCGGTCATCGTGTCGCGCGCGCTGCCGGACGTGCGGGACGGCCTCAAGCCCGTGCACCGCCGCGTGCTCTACGCGATGTACGACGGCGGCTACCGGCCCGACCGGGGGTACTTCAAGTGCTCCCGCGTGGTCGGCGACGTCATGGGCTCCTACCACCCGCACGGCGACGCGTCGATCTACGACACCGTGGTACGGCTGGCGCAGCCCTGGGCGATGCGCTACCCCCTCGTCGACGGCCAGGGGAACTTCGGCTCCCCGGGCAACGACCCTCCGGCGGCGATGCGGTACACCGAGTGCAAGCTCGCGCCGATCGCCATGGAGATGCTCCGTGACATCGAGAAGGAGACCGTCGACTTCCAGCCGAACTACGACGGTCGGTCACAGGAGCCGGAGGTGCTCCCGGCGCGGTTCCCCAACCTGCTCGTCAACGGCTCGTCGGGGATCGCCGTCGGCATGGCGACCAACATCCCCCCGCACAACCTCCGCGAGGTGGTCGAGGGGGTCAAGTGGGCGCTGCAGCACCCCGACGCGAGCGACGAGGAGCTGCTCGAGGGCCTGATCGCCCGCATCAAGGGCCCGGACTTCCCCACCGGGGCGCTCATCGTCGGCCGGCGGGGCATCGAGGAGGCGTACCGCACCGGCCGCGGCTCGATCACCATGCGCGCCGTGGTCGAGATCGAGGAGGACGTCAAGGGGCGGCAGACGCTCGTCGTCACGGCCCTGCCGTACCAGGTCAACCCGGACAACCTCGCGCAGAAGATCGCCGAGCTGGTCAAGGACGGCAAGATCAGCGGCATCGCGGACGTCCGGGACGAGACCTCCACGCGCACCGGCCAGCGCCTGGTGATCGTGCTCAAGCGGGACGCCGTGCCCAAGGTCGTGCTGAACAACCTGTACAAGCACACCCAGCTGCAGGACACGTTCGGCGCGAACATGCTCGCCCTGGTCGACGGCGTGCCGCGCACGCTGCGGCTCGACCAGTTCGTCAAGCACTACATCAACCACCAGATCGAGGTCGTCGTCCGGCGCACCCGGTACCTGCTGCGCAAGGCCGAGGAGCGGGCGCACATCCTGCGCGCGCTGCTCAAGGCGCTGGAGCGCCTCGACGAGGTGATCGAGCTCATCCGGAACTCGCCGTCGGCCGCCCAGGCGTCGATCGGCCTGCAGGAGCTGCTCGAGATCGACGAGGTCCAGGCCCAGGCGATCCTCGACATGCAGCTCCGTAAGCTCGCCGCGCTCGAGCGCCAGCAGATCACCGACGAGTACGACGCGCTCATGGCGCAGATCGCCGACTACCACGACATCCTCGGCTCGCCGGAGCGGCAGCGCCAGATCATCGCGGACGAGCTCACCGAGATCGCGAACAAGTACGGCGACGACCGGCAGACCGAGATCATCGCCTACGACGGCGACGTGTCCGTCGAGGACCTGATCGCCGAGGAGGACATCGTCGTCACGATCACCCGCGGCGGCTACGCCAAGCGCACCAAGACCGACATGTACCGGGCGCAGAAGCGGGGCGGCAAGGGGGTGCGCGGGGCGCAGCTCCGCCAGGACGACATCGTCGAGCACTTCTTCGTCACCACGACCCACCACTGGCTGCTCGTCTTCACCAACAAGGGCCGGGTCTACCGGGTCAAGGCGTACGAGCTGCCCGAGGCGCCGCGGGACGGCCGTGGCCAGCACCTGGCGAACCTGCTCGCCATGCAGCCGGACGAGCGCGTGGTCGAGGTCCTCGCGCTGCGGGACTACAACGCCGCGCCGTACCTGGTGCTCGCCACTCGGGCCGGTCTGGTGAAGAAGACCCGGCTGTCAGAGTACGATTCGCCGCGATCCGGTGGCCTCATCGCGATCAACCTCCGCGAGGATGACGAGGTGGTGGCGGCGCGCCTCGTCTCGGAGAACGACGACCTGCTGCTGGTCTCCCGCAACGCCATGTCGATCCGGTTCACCGCCTCGGACGAGGCGCTGCGTCCGATGGGCCGTGCCACCAGCGGCGTCATCGGGATGCGGTTCTCCGAGGGGGACGAGCTGCTGGCAATGAACGTGGTAAGTGATGGCGAAGACCTGTTGGTCGCGACCGAAGGTGGGTACGCAAAGCGCACGGCCGCGAGCCAGTACCCGGTTCAAGGCCGTGGTGGTAAGGGAGTGCTCACCGCGAAAATCGTCAGCTCCCGTGGGAAGCTGGTCGGAGCGGTGATGGTGAACCCCGAGGACGAGGTCTTCGCGATCACGTCCGCGGGCGGGGTGATCCGCACGAGCGCAGGCGAGATCAAGCAGAGCGGTCGGCAGACCATGGGGGTTCGTCTCATGAATCTCGCGGCGGGGGACAGCGTCGTCGCACTCGCCCGCAACGCCGAGACGCGGGGCGACGATTCGCTTGACGCTGACGCGCCGCAGAACGAGCAGAACCCGGCAGGAGACCAGTAA
- the gyrB gene encoding DNA topoisomerase (ATP-hydrolyzing) subunit B: MSYDASSITVLEGLEAVRKRPGMYIGSTGERGLHHLVYEVVDNSVDEALAGYCDNIEVTLLADGGVRVVDNGRGIPVGIVEGENRSALEVVLTVLHAGGKFDSKSYAVSGGLHGVGVSVVNALSTRLEAEVRRDGYVWRQSYERSRPGPLVQGEPTEETGTSITFWPDPEVFETTTWNFETLSRRFQEMAFLNRGLTITLRDERPEYINGEPHVVTYHYEGGLSDFVQHINSKKEPIHSSIIYFEEHGEGISVEIAMQWNASYSESVYTFANTINTAEGGTHEEGFRAALTSIVNRYAREQRYLKEGKDDNLTGEDVREGLTAIISVKLTDPQFEGQTKTKLGNTEAKSFVQKACNDHLRDWFERNPGEAKEIIQKALQASRARIAARQARDLTRRKSLLESGSGLPGKLADCQWTDPEKCELFIVEGDSAGGSAKGGRDPKFQAILPIRGKILNVEKARIDKVFQNAEVQALITALGTGVHDDFDIGKLRYHKLIIMADADVDGQHIRTLLLTLLFRFMRPLIEAGHVYLAQPPLYKIKWDRRGDDVDYAYSDRERDAIIEAGIAQGKRDPRLHDGVQRFKGLGEMNPNQLWETTMNPETRLLLQVTLDDAAQADDLFTVLMGEDVTARREFIIRNARDVRFLDV, encoded by the coding sequence TTGTCCTACGACGCTAGCTCAATCACCGTCCTCGAAGGACTGGAGGCGGTCCGCAAGCGCCCGGGTATGTACATCGGCTCGACGGGCGAACGCGGTCTGCACCACCTTGTCTACGAGGTCGTAGACAACTCCGTCGACGAGGCACTCGCCGGTTACTGCGACAACATCGAGGTCACCCTGCTGGCCGACGGCGGCGTACGGGTTGTGGACAACGGGCGTGGCATCCCCGTGGGGATCGTGGAGGGCGAGAACCGCTCGGCCCTCGAGGTGGTCCTCACCGTGCTGCACGCGGGTGGCAAGTTCGACAGCAAGTCGTACGCGGTCTCCGGTGGTCTGCACGGCGTCGGTGTCTCGGTGGTGAACGCCCTGTCCACGCGGCTGGAGGCGGAGGTGCGCCGGGACGGGTACGTCTGGCGCCAGAGCTACGAGCGCTCCCGCCCCGGCCCGCTGGTCCAGGGCGAGCCCACCGAGGAGACCGGCACCTCGATCACCTTCTGGCCCGACCCGGAGGTCTTCGAGACCACCACGTGGAACTTCGAGACGCTCTCCCGGCGCTTCCAGGAGATGGCCTTCCTCAACCGGGGCCTCACCATCACGCTGCGCGACGAGCGTCCCGAGTACATCAACGGCGAGCCCCACGTCGTCACGTACCACTACGAGGGCGGTCTATCGGACTTCGTCCAGCACATCAACAGCAAGAAGGAGCCGATCCACTCCTCGATCATCTATTTCGAGGAGCATGGCGAGGGCATCTCGGTCGAGATCGCCATGCAGTGGAACGCCTCCTACAGCGAGTCGGTCTACACCTTCGCGAACACCATCAACACCGCCGAGGGCGGCACCCACGAGGAGGGCTTCCGCGCCGCGCTGACCTCGATCGTCAACCGGTACGCGCGCGAGCAGCGGTACCTCAAGGAGGGCAAGGACGACAACCTCACCGGCGAGGACGTCCGCGAGGGTCTCACCGCGATCATCTCGGTGAAGCTCACCGACCCCCAGTTCGAGGGGCAGACCAAGACCAAGCTGGGCAACACCGAGGCGAAGTCGTTCGTGCAGAAGGCGTGCAACGACCATCTGCGCGACTGGTTCGAGCGCAACCCCGGCGAGGCCAAGGAGATCATCCAGAAGGCCCTGCAGGCCTCCCGCGCCCGCATCGCCGCGCGCCAGGCCCGAGACCTGACGCGCCGCAAGTCACTGCTGGAGTCCGGCTCCGGCCTGCCCGGCAAGCTCGCCGACTGCCAGTGGACCGACCCGGAGAAGTGCGAGCTGTTCATCGTCGAGGGCGACTCGGCGGGCGGCTCGGCCAAGGGCGGCCGCGACCCCAAGTTCCAGGCGATCCTGCCGATCCGCGGCAAGATCCTCAACGTCGAGAAGGCCCGGATCGACAAGGTCTTCCAGAACGCCGAGGTCCAGGCGCTCATCACCGCGCTCGGCACCGGCGTGCACGACGACTTCGACATCGGCAAGCTGCGCTACCACAAGTTGATCATCATGGCCGACGCGGACGTGGACGGGCAGCACATCCGCACGCTGCTGCTCACCCTGCTGTTCCGCTTCATGCGGCCGTTGATCGAGGCGGGCCACGTCTACCTCGCCCAGCCCCCGCTGTACAAGATCAAGTGGGACCGGCGCGGCGACGACGTCGACTACGCCTACAGCGACCGGGAGCGCGACGCGATCATCGAGGCGGGCATCGCGCAGGGCAAGCGCGACCCCCGGCTCCACGACGGCGTGCAGCGGTTCAAGGGTCTCGGCGAGATGAACCCGAACCAGCTCTGGGAGACCACGATGAACCCGGAGACCCGGCTGCTGCTCCAGGTCACGCTCGACGACGCCGCCCAGGCCGACGACCTGTTCACGGTGCTCATGGGCGAGGACGTCACGGCCCGGCGCGAGTTCATCATCCGGAACGCCCGGGACGTCCGCTTCCTGGACGTGTAG
- a CDS encoding DUF721 domain-containing protein, translating into MSADEGARSRREVNARGAAQAREKLAQAKADAARRGRLPRSEPRRTEPRGGAGARREAGDPLPFGRAIRELLAARGWEREAAVGGVFGRWAEIVGPELAAHTRPVSFQDGEVTVAADSTAWATQVRLLASVLIKRLNEELGDGTVSRVRVHGPQGGTRPAGGLRVTGRGPRDTYG; encoded by the coding sequence GTGTCCGCTGACGAGGGCGCCCGGTCCCGGCGCGAGGTGAACGCCCGGGGCGCCGCCCAGGCGCGGGAGAAGCTGGCCCAGGCGAAGGCGGACGCCGCCCGCCGCGGCCGGCTGCCGCGCAGCGAGCCGCGCCGTACCGAGCCCCGGGGAGGGGCGGGCGCGCGCCGCGAGGCCGGCGACCCGCTGCCGTTCGGCCGGGCGATCCGGGAGCTGCTCGCCGCGCGCGGCTGGGAGCGCGAGGCCGCGGTCGGCGGCGTGTTCGGCCGGTGGGCCGAGATCGTCGGCCCCGAGCTCGCCGCGCACACCCGGCCGGTGTCGTTCCAGGACGGCGAGGTGACCGTGGCCGCTGACTCGACCGCGTGGGCGACCCAGGTACGGCTGCTCGCCTCCGTGCTGATCAAACGGCTCAACGAGGAGCTCGGCGACGGCACGGTGAGCCGGGTGCGGGTGCACGGGCCGCAGGGCGGCACCCGGCCCGCCGGGGGCCTGCGGGTCACCGGGCGTGGTCCCCGCGACACGTACGGCTGA
- the recF gene encoding DNA replication/repair protein RecF (All proteins in this family for which functions are known are DNA-binding proteins that assist the filamentation of RecA onto DNA for the initiation of recombination or recombinational repair.) yields MHVAHLSLTDFRSYPAAELDLEPGVTAFVGPNGHGKTNLVEAVGYVATQSSHRVASDGPLVRHGAPRAIVRAAVVRDDRRALIELEINPGRSNRARLNRSPVPRARDVLGLLRSVLFAPEDLAMVKGDPAERRRFLDELLVARAPRFAGVRADYERVLKQRGALLRAAAAARAGRGRSARRAADEAAWAAAGAGDVLSTLEVWDAHLARIGAELLAARLDLVEALRPLVAKAYAALAPSSGTADLRYRSTLSTAGGQGGGPAVPGPGETPEPGAADRAALAAALREALLAARPAELERGVNLVGPHRDDLELRLGDLPARGYASHGESWSFALALRLAAYELLRADGGGDPVLILDDVFAELDTFRRRRLAEIVAPAEQVLITAAAPEDVPAELTGARFDVAEGRVTRVR; encoded by the coding sequence GTGCACGTGGCCCACCTGTCGCTGACCGACTTCCGCTCGTACCCGGCGGCCGAGCTCGACCTGGAGCCCGGCGTGACCGCGTTCGTCGGGCCGAACGGGCACGGCAAGACGAACCTGGTCGAGGCGGTGGGCTACGTGGCGACCCAGTCCAGCCACCGGGTCGCCTCCGACGGCCCGCTGGTACGGCACGGCGCCCCCCGCGCGATCGTGCGCGCGGCCGTGGTGCGCGACGACCGGCGCGCGCTCATCGAGCTGGAGATCAACCCGGGCCGGTCGAACCGGGCCCGGCTCAACCGCTCCCCCGTCCCCCGCGCCCGCGACGTGCTCGGCCTGCTGCGCTCGGTGCTGTTCGCGCCCGAGGACCTCGCCATGGTCAAGGGGGACCCGGCCGAGCGGCGCCGTTTCCTCGACGAGCTGCTGGTGGCCCGCGCCCCCCGGTTCGCGGGCGTGCGGGCGGACTACGAGCGGGTGCTCAAGCAGCGGGGCGCCCTGCTGCGCGCCGCCGCGGCCGCCCGGGCGGGCCGGGGCCGCAGCGCGCGGCGGGCGGCGGACGAGGCCGCGTGGGCCGCGGCCGGCGCCGGGGACGTGCTGAGCACGCTCGAGGTGTGGGACGCGCACCTCGCCCGGATCGGGGCCGAGCTGCTCGCCGCCCGGCTCGACCTGGTGGAGGCGCTGCGGCCGCTGGTGGCCAAGGCGTACGCCGCGCTCGCCCCCTCCTCCGGCACCGCCGACCTGCGCTACCGCTCCACGTTGTCCACAGCCGGTGGACAAGGCGGCGGCCCCGCCGTACCCGGGCCCGGGGAAACGCCCGAGCCGGGTGCCGCCGACCGGGCCGCGCTCGCCGCCGCGCTGCGCGAGGCCCTGCTCGCCGCCCGGCCCGCGGAGCTGGAGCGCGGGGTGAACCTGGTGGGCCCGCACCGCGACGACCTCGAGCTGCGCCTCGGCGACCTGCCCGCCCGCGGCTACGCCAGCCACGGCGAGTCCTGGTCGTTCGCGCTCGCGCTGCGCCTGGCCGCCTACGAACTGCTGCGCGCCGACGGCGGCGGCGACCCGGTGCTCATCCTCGACGACGTGTTCGCCGAGCTCGACACCTTCCGCAGGCGCCGCCTGGCGGAGATCGTCGCCCCGGCCGAGCAGGTCCTGATCACCGCGGCGGCACCGGAGGACGTGCCCGCCGAGCTGACCGGGGCCCGGTTCGACGTGGCGGAGGGGAGGGTCACGCGTGTCCGCTGA
- the gnd gene encoding phosphogluconate dehydrogenase (NAD(+)-dependent, decarboxylating), with translation MRIGMVGLGRMGGNMAERLRRGGHEVIGYDRDPRVSDVGSLAELVDRLQPPRTVWVMVPSGEPTRAVVAELAELLSPGDLVVDGGNSHYADDRGHAERLGAKGIGFVDVGVSGGVWGLHQGYALMVGGTEEDVRRLMPIFETLKPEGEDGFVHAGGHGAGHFAKMVHNGIEYGMMQALAEGWELLEASDLVTDVAGCFRSWRSGTVIRSWLLDLLVRALEEDEELSRLRGYAEDSGEGRWAVQAAVEHAVPLPVITAALYARFASRQPDSPAMKVVAALRNQFGGHAVTSAEGGRAKGADSPGADVAPPIETEK, from the coding sequence ATGCGCATCGGCATGGTCGGGCTCGGCCGGATGGGCGGCAACATGGCCGAGCGGCTGCGCCGCGGCGGCCACGAGGTGATCGGCTACGACCGGGATCCCCGGGTGAGCGACGTCGGCAGCCTGGCCGAGCTGGTCGACCGGCTTCAGCCGCCGCGCACGGTGTGGGTGATGGTGCCCTCCGGCGAGCCGACCCGGGCCGTCGTGGCCGAGCTCGCCGAGCTCCTCTCCCCCGGCGACCTCGTCGTCGACGGCGGCAACTCGCACTACGCTGACGACCGCGGCCACGCCGAGCGGCTCGGCGCCAAGGGCATCGGCTTCGTCGACGTCGGCGTGAGCGGCGGGGTGTGGGGGCTGCACCAGGGCTACGCGCTCATGGTCGGCGGCACCGAGGAGGACGTCCGGCGGCTGATGCCGATCTTCGAGACGCTCAAGCCGGAGGGCGAGGACGGCTTCGTGCACGCGGGCGGCCATGGCGCGGGCCACTTCGCGAAGATGGTCCACAACGGCATCGAGTACGGCATGATGCAGGCCCTCGCCGAGGGCTGGGAGCTGCTCGAGGCCTCCGATCTCGTCACCGACGTGGCGGGCTGTTTCCGGAGCTGGCGCAGTGGCACGGTGATCCGGTCCTGGCTGCTCGACCTGCTCGTGCGGGCCCTTGAGGAGGACGAGGAGCTGTCGCGGCTGCGGGGGTACGCCGAGGACTCCGGGGAGGGCCGCTGGGCCGTCCAGGCCGCCGTGGAGCACGCGGTGCCGCTGCCGGTCATCACCGCCGCCCTGTACGCCCGCTTCGCCTCCCGGCAGCCGGACTCCCCGGCGATGAAGGTGGTGGCGGCGCTGCGCAACCAGTTCGGCGGCCACGCCGTCACGAGCGCCGAGGGCGGCCGGGCCAAGGGCGCCGACTCCCCCGGCGCGGACGTGGCTCCGCCGATTGAGACCGAAAAGTAA
- the dnaN gene encoding DNA polymerase III subunit beta, with translation MMFRVDRDVLAEAVAWTARRLPTRPSQPVLAGMRLEVTEEQQLKLSSFDYEVSAEVTLEPQVGEPGVVLVSGRLLAEITKALPAHPVDFTVDGSKAVVTCGNSRFTLQTMPVDEYPSLPAMPPAAGLVGSDVFASAVAQVAVAVGKDDTLPMLTGVRMEIEGDTITLAATDRYRLAVRELKWQPQDADISAVAMIPGRTLADMAKTLTTGAEVEIALSSTGGTGEGMIGFTSGGRRTTTRLLDPEFPKYRSLLPTEFSARADLATGPFVEAVKRVALVAERNTPVRLAFTQGEVVLEAASGDEAQAVEVLPAEFDGEDINIAFNHQFLLEGLQAIDSDVARMQFTTATKPAILTGGKTTEDEEVPDYRYLIMPIRLSG, from the coding sequence GTGATGTTCCGGGTCGACCGAGACGTACTCGCGGAGGCCGTCGCATGGACGGCCCGCAGGCTGCCGACCCGACCGTCCCAGCCGGTGCTCGCCGGCATGCGACTGGAGGTCACCGAGGAGCAGCAGCTGAAGCTGTCGAGCTTCGACTACGAGGTCTCCGCCGAGGTGACGCTGGAGCCGCAGGTCGGTGAACCCGGGGTGGTCCTCGTCTCCGGCAGGCTGCTCGCCGAGATCACCAAGGCGCTCCCCGCCCACCCGGTGGACTTCACCGTGGACGGCAGCAAGGCGGTGGTCACCTGCGGCAACTCGCGGTTCACCCTGCAGACGATGCCGGTGGACGAGTACCCGTCCCTGCCGGCCATGCCCCCGGCCGCGGGCCTCGTGGGCAGCGACGTGTTCGCCTCCGCCGTCGCGCAGGTCGCGGTCGCCGTGGGCAAGGACGACACGCTGCCGATGCTCACCGGCGTGCGCATGGAGATCGAGGGCGACACCATCACCCTCGCCGCCACCGACCGCTACCGGCTCGCCGTACGCGAGCTGAAGTGGCAGCCGCAGGACGCCGACATCTCCGCGGTCGCGATGATCCCCGGCCGGACCCTCGCCGACATGGCGAAGACCCTCACCACGGGCGCCGAGGTGGAGATCGCGCTCAGCTCCACGGGCGGCACCGGCGAGGGCATGATCGGGTTCACCAGCGGCGGGCGGCGCACCACCACCCGCCTGCTCGACCCCGAGTTCCCCAAGTACCGGTCGCTGCTGCCCACCGAGTTCTCCGCCCGGGCCGACCTCGCCACCGGCCCGTTCGTGGAGGCGGTCAAGCGGGTCGCGCTCGTCGCCGAGCGCAACACCCCGGTACGGCTCGCCTTCACCCAGGGCGAGGTGGTCCTGGAGGCCGCGAGCGGCGACGAGGCCCAGGCCGTGGAGGTGCTGCCCGCCGAGTTCGACGGCGAGGACATCAACATCGCGTTCAACCACCAGTTCCTGCTGGAGGGCCTGCAGGCGATCGACTCCGACGTGGCCCGCATGCAGTTCACCACCGCGACCAAGCCCGCCATCCTCACCGGCGGCAAGACCACCGAGGACGAGGAGGTCCCGGACTACCGGTACCTGATCATGCCGATCCGGCTGTCCGGCTAG